DNA from Candidatus Binatia bacterium:
AGCTTCGCGTACAGCGCTGTCGTTCGTGCAGCCAGCTGCGGTTCTACCCGCGCGCGGTCTGTCCGGCGTGCATGTCGGGCGACGTGGAGTGGGCTCTGTGCTCGGGGCGCGGAGAGGTCTACACGTTCACGGTCACGCACCAGAATCACTCGCCGGGTTTCCGGGAGTCGCTGCCCTACGTCCTGGCCTACGTCGAACTGGAAGAGGGCGTTCAGATGCTGACCAACATCGTCGACTGTCCGCCCGACGACGTGAAGATCGGGATGCCGGTCGAAGTCACGTTCGAGGACGTCACCGATGAGATCGCCATCCCGCGATTCCGGCCCCGCGCGTCATGATCCTCGATCTTCATCTGCACTCGGAGCTCTCCGACGACAGCCGGGCGAAGGTCGAGACGTATCTGAAGATCCTCATGCGCAAGCGGGAGGAACGGCCGCTTGACGGAATCGTCGTGACCGAGCACCGGCGCTTCGATCTCGACGTCGACTATCGCGCCCTCGAAGATCAGTACGAGCTGCGAGTCCTGCGTGGCGCGGAAGTCGAGAGCGAGTACGGCCACATCCTTCTCTACGGGGTGAACGAGGACATTCTGGGACGCTTCGACTTCACCGACATCCGGCTCCCCGCGCAGGAAGTGATCTCCGAGGTCGAGCGTCTGGGAGGCATCGCGACGCCCTGCCATCCGGGTCGCTCTAACGTCGGGCTGTGCGCCCACTACGAATCGAAGCCGGCGCTCGAGGGCGTCATCGCGGTCGAGGCCCTCAACGGCGGCAGCAAGGGACCAGAGAACGATCGCGTGCAGGATCTCATGACCGATCACGGCTACTTCGGTTTCGGCGGTAGCGATTCCCACCTGGCGAGCTTCATCGGCATCTGCGCCACCGACTTCGAGGACGACATTGCGGACGAGCAGGCTCTGGTCTCGGCGCTCAAGGCCGGGCGTTACAAAGCCGTGGACTTTCGCCCCGGTCCGGGCTGACCTGGATTCGTGGTATGGGTCGGCCTACGCGCGACCGAGGAAGGTCGGGTCGAGGTCGGCTGGAGAGCCGCTCGCCCGTCGCGCAGGACACCGGAGAGGACGAAGCTGCTCAGCAGGGCGATAGTGAGGATGGCGATCAACGATGCGCTCCGGGTACGCATGCCCGGGTCCTCATGCACCAGGATCGCCCGGTCGCGAACCCGCGCTCGGCAGTCGCAGAGCCATGACTGACCTCGCCACACCTCACCGTCACCACGAGCCGACGACGGGCCTCCGCGTGGATCTCGAGTTCGCCCTGCTCAAGGGTGTCCTCGGTCTGATGCAC
Protein-coding regions in this window:
- a CDS encoding PHP domain-containing protein → MILDLHLHSELSDDSRAKVETYLKILMRKREERPLDGIVVTEHRRFDLDVDYRALEDQYELRVLRGAEVESEYGHILLYGVNEDILGRFDFTDIRLPAQEVISEVERLGGIATPCHPGRSNVGLCAHYESKPALEGVIAVEALNGGSKGPENDRVQDLMTDHGYFGFGGSDSHLASFIGICATDFEDDIADEQALVSALKAGRYKAVDFRPGPG
- a CDS encoding Zn-ribbon domain-containing OB-fold protein, whose protein sequence is MADRRPGKPVPRADEESKGYWEACRRHELRVQRCRSCSQLRFYPRAVCPACMSGDVEWALCSGRGEVYTFTVTHQNHSPGFRESLPYVLAYVELEEGVQMLTNIVDCPPDDVKIGMPVEVTFEDVTDEIAIPRFRPRAS